CTCTTCCGCCGCTATGGCAAGGAGGAGCTCTTTATCCCAGTGGTTCGTTTCGACCCTCCCGATGATCTCTCGCCCATGCAAGTGGGATACTTGGCTGATGGGGTTGTGGATAACAAAGATCTTACCAGTATGATTTTCTATTGGGCTGACCAAGGTTGCCTGACCATCAGCGAACTCGGCAAGAAGGAGTTTACCTTCACCAAGATCAAGGAGCCTGCCACCATCAAGGCGCACGAGAAACACCTATTCTCTGCTTTGTTTGCCTGTGGTGATGGTACAGAAGTAACGCTCAAGCAGTTGGAGAAGAGCTCATTCAGTAAAGATCTTGAGAAGGCAAAGGCTGAAGTACGTGCCTATTTCAAGGGAGAGAGGGAACTCAAGGATGGCAAGGCGGAGAGAAAGCGCATTGCAGCCATGCTTTACGGCGCTCTTTCCGTGGTATTGATGGCGATTGCCTCTACCATTTCCTATATTGGCACTGAAACGGTGGTGTTCTTGGTTGTTGGGTTCTTCAGCCTTGGCACGTTTGCTTTGGTTGCCAGTCGCCTGGATGCCATCTGGGAAACTTCTTCCGCTTTCAAGAAGGGATTCAAGTTTTTCATCTTGGGTGTTTCGGCACTCTTTCTCTTCACCTTCGCCTTTCTATTCATGAACCCGGTATTCGGACATGGAACATTTTACTCGCTCGTCATGGCGTTTTTCCTCGTGGCCTTTCCTGGGTATCTTGGCTTCCTTGCAATTGTAACGGGAAAACGTAGTGCATATGCACAGAAGAAGCTTGAGGAGATTGTGGGATATCGTGAGTTTATCAGCAAGGTGGAAATGGACAAGCTGAAAATGATGATCGACAGTGATCCTTCACTGTTCTACCACGTACTCAGCTATGCCGTCGTACTTGGACTGGAAGATGTCTGGGCAAAGAAGTTTGCGAAAATTGCGCTTGCAGAACCCCAGTGGTATGTTGGGAACCGGCCGATCAGAAATGCACTATTCTATAGTGCGCTGAGCCATAGGATGCATACCAGCGTTATGGAAAAAGCAGTATATGCCCAGGCGAAGAGTGGCTCCAGGTCCCCTGTTCGATCCTCCTTTGGATCGGGTGGATTCTCCGGTGGAGGTTTTGGCGGCGGAGGCGGTGGGGCATGGTAATCCCCCAGGAAATACAAAAGGGTTGGTATCGGCATTTCAAGGGTGGTTTGTACCAAGTGGTGGATACGGTCATAGAAAGTGAATCGCTCTCCACCATGGTGCTCTACCGCCCTAAGGATAGCGATTACTTGTGGGTTCGCCCCTACCAGATGTTTATCTCTGAAGTGACACGGGAAGGGAAAACCCATAAACGGTTCACGTATATCGGAGAGAGCCTGAGAGAATAAAAAACGGAGCCATCTTGGCTCCGTTCCCGTTACTGAATCATAGTGGTTGGTTTATTGGCGATAACTGCCGTGTGCCGGTCTGGGTTTTGCGATTGCTTCATTCACACGAAGGTTTCGCCCACCGAAATCCTTGCCATCCAGCTCGGAAATCGCAGCATCGGCAGATGCATCCTCTTCCATTTCCACGAAGGCGAACCCTTTTGGGCGTCGGGTTTCGCGGTCAATGATGATATTGGCACTGAGTACAGTACCGTACTGTGCGAACAGGTCCCGAAGTTCTTCTTCGGTTGTCCGGTAACTCATGTTTCCGACATAAATTTTCTTTGCCATTCAAAGCATCCTTCACAGGCAGCGCCTGTCATTCAATATTGCTTCATGTGGCGCAGTCTTTAACTCTTACCTGTCTGCGGGAGCGATTCAGTAACGCACGCGTGCGAACATTAGGAATTACGTATCAGCTGCAACACAAAAACGAAAGCAATCAAACGGTATCACGGCCCATTTTGGCTGTCAATTATCACACTCACCCAAAAGCGTGAATTGCCCATGACAGCCGGTGGGTTCTTGCATTTATTGAACATTCTTAGCATGATGTCGGTTATGAATAGCAATTTACTCGGGTTGGCATTGTCTTTTCCCTTTTTAGCGCTCGTCATCTTGGTAGGAATCCTTTTGAGGCGGTATGCTTCAGTATCCAGTGAGGCGATGCGAAAGTTTGTGCATATTGGTGTTTCGAATTGGTGGTTCATTGAAGTGAATTTCTTTACTTCACTATCCTATGCCCTTGTTGGCCCAATTCTCTTCATCATCCTAAACAGCTTGTTTACCTTCCTGAATTGGGGCAAAGCCCTTGGAATGGATGACAAGAAACGAAATTATGGGCTGATTTACTTCCCCATCACGCTCCTGATCTTGGTTGTGTTGCAATATCAGGGGGTTGTTTCCAGCCTCGCGTGCAGCATTGCCGTGTTCGTCATGGGCTATGGTGATGGATTGGCTGCGCTGGTGGGTACTAAATGGGGGAAGAAAAAGTTACCGGTTCCCGGTAAGGTCAAGAGCTGGGCAGGTACGCTAACCATGGCTTCTGTCAGTAGCTTGGTCGCTCTCATTGGTTTGGCTTTTTTCACCACGCTCTCAGCCCCCGTTGTCCTTGGAATCTCTCTGCTGATCGGACTTTCTGCTGCAGTGATGGAGGCAGTAACTCCTCTTGGTCTGGATAATATCACCGTACCATTTGTGGTAGTGCTCCTTCTTGGAGTGTTCTTATGAGTGAATACGCGAACCTGGTTCCCCCTAGTGGGTCACTGGCATCGCACTTCAATGCCTTCTTCTTCGCACTCCCTCCTGCCTTCTGGTTGTTGGTGGGTATCATGGCCGTGGTTGCAACAGCAAGTTATTTTGCCAAACAACTCACCCCTGGTGGAGCTGTGGCTGCTTTCTTGGTTGGGTTTGGCACTACTTGGATTCTTGGTTTCGGTGCACTGGCAACCTTGTTGCTTTTCTTCCTTTCTGCGGGGGTATTGGGAAAGATTGCAAAGCGTGCACTGGCCTTTGATGTGATGAAGATTCATAAGAAGGGTGGCAGGCGTGACGCTTCCCAGGTCTATGCCAATGGATTGATGGCATTGGTCAGTGCTCTGCTCTATGCCTTGAATCCTTCCATCCCCTTCTTGGTAATGTTTGGGGCTTCTGTAGGGGAGGCTGCAAGCGATACCTTCGCAAGTGAGGTCGGCATCCTCTCCAAAACCAAACCAGTTTCCATCATCACCGCTCGTCCCATGACTCCTGGTCTCAGTGGAGCTGTTAGTCCTCTGGGGCTTGCCAGTGGATTGTTGGGCGCAATACTGGTTGCTCTCTGTGTTTGGGGGTGTTTCCTGCCTATCACAGGGAAGAGTGCTCTCTATGTTTCAGTGATCGCATTAAGTTCCTTTTTTGGGTGTTTGCTCGATAGTGTGCTCGGTGCTACCGTCCAGGCTCACTACTATGATGAGGTGGGTGACCGCATTACCGAGCATGCAGTAGTGGATGGAAGAATCCTTCCACTTGAGAGAGGAATTCGTTGGGTCGATAATGATGTGGTTAACCTGCTGAGCAATGTGGCCTCAGCCCTGTTTGGCATGTCACTTACCCTGATAATTGGGTAATCTGTATTTTTTACTTGCTTCTCCGCATTTTTCTTTGTATTTTACATGTCGGTAGGCCTAAAGAGGTCTGCTATGTGTAATCGCACCACATATTCTTTAAGTGAGGATATATAGTATGGCAAAACAATTGCAGTTCAATGAAGAGGCACGCAAGTCCCTAGTGGCTGGTGTTGAAAAGATCTCCCGCGCAGTAATGGCAACGCTTGGCCCGAAAGGTCGCCTGGTTGTTCTCGACAAGAAGTTCGGTGCTCCGACTGTCACGAAAGACGGTGTTTCCGTAGCACGCGAAATCGAGCTGGAGAACCCGTTTGAAAACATGGGTGCCCAGCTTCTGAAGGAAGTTGCAACCAAGACCAACGATGTTGCAGGTGATGGTACCACCACCGCTACCGTTCTTGCCTGGTCCATTATCAAGGAAGGCATGAAGAGTGTGGCCGCAGGTGTCAACCCAATGGGTATTCGCCGTGGTATCGACAAGGCTGTTGCTGACGCCGTTGCCGAGATCAAGAAACAGGCCAAGATGATCAAGGACAAGGAAGAGATTGCACAAGTCGCTTCCATCAGTGCAAACAATGATCGCACCATTGGTGATGAGATCGCCAATGCGATGGAGAAGGTTGGTCTGGACGGAGTAATAACCGTTGAAGAGTCCAAGACCATTGAGACCACCACTGATTTCGTGGAAGGAATGCAGTTCGATCGTGGCTATCTCTCTGCATATTTCTGCAATAACCGCGATACCATGACCGCTCTTCTTGATGATCCTTTCATCCTTATCTATGACAAGAAAATCAGCAACATGAAAGAGTTGCTTCCTTTGCTCGAGAAGGTTGCACAGGCAAGTAAGCCGTTGCTTATCATCGCAGAGGATGTGGACGGTGAAGCTCTTGCAACTTTGGTTGTAAACAGCGTTCGTGGCATCTTGAACGTCGTTGCTGTAAAGGCTCCTGGATTTGGTGATCGCCGTAAGGCAATGCTTGAGGATATCGCTATCCTCACCGGTGGCGAGGTCATCAGTGAAGAGCTTGGCCTGAAACTTGAGAATGCTGATCTTTCCCAACTTGGACGCGCAAAGAGCATCAAGGTTGAGAAGGAGAATACCACGATCATCAACGGGAATGGTAAGCAGAGCGACATCAAGGACCGTATTGCCCAGATCAAGGCACAGATTGGGGACACAACCAGCGATTATGATCGCGAGAAGCTCCAGGAACGTTTGGCTAAACTTGCCGGTGGCGTTGCAGTCCTGAATGTAGGTGCTGCTACCGAAGTTGAGCTGAAAGAGAAGAAGCACCGAGTTGAGGATGCTCTTTCCGCTACCCGCGCAGCAATCGAGGAAGGCGTCATCCCTGGTGGTGGTGTTGCACTCATCCAGGCTGTTCAGGTAATGGACAAGATGGATATCTCGAAGTTCACTGAAGATGAGCAGGTCGGATACAAGATTGTTCGTCGTGCACTTGAGGAGCCGATTCGCCAGATTGCCCAGAACGCTGGACTTGATGGTTCACTCATCGCTGACAAGTGCAAGCATGAAAAGCCGGGTATCGGTTATGATGCTGAGAGTGGCAAGTGGGTCAATATGTCCGAAAGCGGTATTATCGATCCGGTAAAGGTCACCAGAAGTGCATTGCAGAACGCTGCATCCATCGCTTCTTTGATTCTTACCACTGAATGTGTTGTAACAGATATTCCAGAACCCGCATCTCCTGCTTCTCCTGGACCTGAGGGTATGGGCGGGATGATGTAATCCTGCGCACTGCAAAAGGGGTCGCTTTCCGGCGACCCTTTTTGCCGTCTTATGGCTTCTGATACTGAAACTTGACTAGTGGATAGCGAACGTGCTACTTTAATCGATACTTGGAAAATTGGATGCGAAGTTTTCTTCCGCCTCTTTTCTGCATCCGATTTTATGCAAAGTGAGGATTACCAATGCTTTCATTGATTAGTGCTATGGCAGCCCCTGAAACGGCCGGCGCCGCAGGTTCAACCGGTTCGATGATGACGACCTTTGTTACGTTCGGTCTCATCATTGTTATCTTCTATTTCTTGATTATCCGTCCGCAAAAGAAGCGGGACAAGGAAACCAAGGAGATGCTCTCCTCTATTAAGAAAGGGGATAAGGTTGTCTCGATTGGTGGAATTCATGGAACCGTTGTTGCGGTGAAAGAGACTACCGTGGTGGTAAAGGTTGACGACAACACACGTATGGAGTTCTCCAGAAATGCTATCAGCAGCATCGTAAACAGAAAGGGCGATGGTGCAACTGCTTCCAGCAAGAAGAAGAGCAAAAAGGAAGAGCAGGTATCTGCTCCTGAGAAGAGTGTTGAGGCTCCCGTTGAGGAAGTCCCTGCTGAAGCTGAAGCTGAGAAGAAAGACAAATAATTCTATAAAAGACATCTGGAGAGTATCATGAAAAAACGGAGTCGTCTGGTGGTCGTTCTGGTGGTCGTCTTGTTGTGCGGGTTCTTCCTCTATCCCACGATTGCTTGGTATGGATTCGTACCGCAGGACACCAAGGAACTTGCAACAGGCTCAAATGTACAGATTAAGGAGTATTCCCGTGGACAGGCTTCACGCGATCTCCGCTCGCTCAAGGAGTTGGTCGCTGATGACCCACAGGCAACCCTGCCTTCTGAGTTCTCCTATCTAAAGGATTACGCGAAGGAAAATTACAAAGCCATGAAGCGTTCAGTTCCCCGTAATTGGACTCTTGAAGCATTGTTTGCTGGGTTCTATAACGAACAGGATATGTTCGATTCAGCTGAGTCCTACTACCGCACGTCCTTGCTTGAACTGAAGACTTTGGGAAACAAAGCACTACAGCTGGGCTTGGACCTTGAAGGTGGTATGAGTATTCTCTTGGAGGCTGATGTTGCTTCCTATGAGGATAAGATTGGTAAGACTGCATCCTCGAGTGAGATTTCTGAGGCAATTCGCCAGGATATCGAGATTCTTGAGAAACGAATTGACCAGTTTGGTGTCAGTGAGCCTGTCATCCGTTTACAAGGTGATGACCAGATTCTCATTGAGATTCCAGGTGCTGCAGACCCAGAGCGTGTTAACTCCTTCCTTCGTGGTAAGGGCTCCCTTGTCTTCAAGATTGTCGACACCACCCTTACCGCTGAGTTGAATGCTTTCTACACTGAGAATCCTTCTGAGGTTTATACCGATACTGGTGCACTGAAGCAGCCTGATTTCTTGCCTGCTGGTAAGATTGCTGCTGGTTATTATATCAGTGACGAGTATGGGATCGATGAGCTGGAGAGCTATGTGGTAGTAGAGGATGAAATCGGCCTTGATGGAATCCACCTTGAAAGTGCAACTACCGCAACCGATGGAATCACCGGTCGACCAGTGGTCAACTTCCAGCTGGACAGCCTTGGTGGCGATATCTTCTACAAGCTCACATCTACCCACGTTGGAGATACCATGGCAGTTGTGATGGACGGCAAGGTTAAGGCCATGGCCACCATCAATGAAGGGATCAGGAGCAACGTTCAGATTTCCGGGTTCGATGCTGAGGAAGCAGCTGACCTTGCTATCGTTCTTCGTACCGCTGCACTTCCCATCGAGCTGGTCGTCAGCAGCCAACAGGCTGTTGGTGCTACCCTTGGTGAAGATGCTGTATCGGCCGGTTTGAAGGCCATTGCTGTTGGACTTGCACTGGTAATCATTCTGATGTTCGCCTACTACCACGTCAGTGGCCTTGTGGCAAACCTCGCATTGTTGCTTAACTTGTTCTTCATGATCAGTGTTCTCTCTGCTTTCAATTTCACGTTGACCTTGACCAGTGTTGCCGGTCTTATCCTTACCTTGGGTATGGCTGTTGATACCAATGTCATCATCTTTGAGCGTATCAAGGAAGAGCGAAGGTTGGGCAAGAGTGATGTTGCCGCAATCAAGGCAGGATTTGATAAAGCATTCTGGACTGTCATGGATGCAAACATAACCACAATCATTGCAGCTCTGGTACTCTCCCAGCTTGGAAGTAGTGCAGTCAAGGGCTTTGCGAATACCCTTGCTATCGGTATTGTGAGCTCGGTATTTACTGCGTTGTTTGTTTCGCATCTTATTTTTGATGCGACCGTCGCCCAACGTGAGGGCAAGAAGCTACACATCAGCTGGAGGAAAAACTAAATGCTTAAGAAAGATATTCCTGTTATCAAGCTTCGCTGGTACGCCTGGGCTTTGGCTGTAGTCCTCCTGCTCGCCGGAGGTATCTCCTTCGCTGTGTTGGGTGGTTTTAACCTGGGTGTTGATTTTGAAAGTGGATTGAGCCAGAGAATTCAGATAGCTCCCATTGGATTGGAAGTTACCTATGCTGGGAACAAGGATGCAGTCCTTGCTGTCTCAGGTTCTGGCCTTAATCTTGAAGTTCGCGGTGATGAAGGGGTTTCCAGTACCAGCTTCAGTGCTTCCGAGTATCCAACTGCACAGGATCTTGCAACTGCGCTTGGTGCAGTGCAGAACATCAATGTGGCAGTTGTTGACGGGTCATTGGAAACAGCTCAGCTCCTCAGTGGGTATGGATTTCCTGCAACGCTCTCTGCTGAACCTACCAAGCTGAATTTCCAGAGCAGTGGAAATGCAAACATCGAAGATGTACGTTCTGCTTTGGATTCACTGGGTAATGTACGTGTGCAGACCGTTGGGGTGGATGGAAGCCAGACCTTCCAGGTCCGTCTCGGCATCAAGGAAGGTGCAACTCAGGATTCCATGGAAACCGAAGTGAAGAATGCATTGAATGCTGCATTCGGTGCTGGTAATGTAGTGGTTCTCCAGAGTGATTACATTGGACCGAAGTTCAGTGCAACGTTACTTTCCAGCTCCATCCTCGCCATCGTGGTTGCAATGGCCTTGATCCTCCTCTATATCTGGGTCAGGTTCCGTTTTGCTTATGCAGTGTCATCCTTGATTGCACTTGTGCATGATATCTTGATGATGCTTACGGTAATTACGCTCTTCCGCTTTGAGTTCTCTGGTATCACTGTTGCAGCGCTGCTGACCATCATTGGTTACTCACTGAACAATACAATCGTTATCTTCGATCGTATCCGTGAGAATGTGGCATTGGCACCAGATGCTTCGTTGAGTGTGAATATTGACCATAGCGTTACACAGTCATTGAGTAGAACGGTAATGAGTGCAGTCACCACCTTGATCGCTATCATCCCGCTCGCAATCTTTGCTTCCGGTGACATCCAGCTCTTTGCAGTGAAGATGGGATTTGGTATCCTCTTTGGAACCTACTCATCCAACCTGCTTGCGCCTGCGATGCTTTACTGGATCAGCAATGCTCAGGCAAAGAAAAAAGAGAAGAAAGCAGAGTAACCTGTCTCTTCTTGCAAGTCATACGCTGCCGCACTCTTATCATGTGGCAGCGTTCTTGTCATAATGGGGGTATATGAAACTGATACTTTCCAGAACCATGGGATATTGCAAGGGGGTGTCCAGGGCCTTGGACCTTGCTACCTCTGCATTGCAGGAGGCAAAAGACGCCCACAAGCCTGTATATTCCTTGGGTAAGCTTATTCATAACGATGACACGTGTGCCTTTTTCGCTGATCAGGGGATGCAGGTTATTACAGGAGCAGAGGGGCATGAGCCCGGATTGGTTGTACTGCGTGCACATGGAGTACCCGAAAGGGTGCGATCTTCTTTTGTGGAAGCCGGTTTTGACTTGGTTGATGCTACATGTCCGGTAGTGAAGCATAACCTCTCAAGAATTTCTGCATATGCACCTACGCATACCATCTTGATTGTTGGGCACCCTGGTCATCCAGAGACGCTTGCCATGCGAGGGGTCCAGTGCGAAGGGAAGGTCTGCGATACCATCCTGATTTCTGGTCCTGAGGATGTCGGTACCCCGGAACCAGGCAAATCCTACGTGGTGTTTGTGCAGACAACGTTTGATCAGGGATTATGGAATACCATTCAAAAAGCCTTAAGGGAATGGGAGCAGTATGGATGTACGATGCTCTTTGCCAATGAGGTCTGTCCCAGTTCCATCAATCGTCGGCAGGCCACCCTTGAGCTGACTGATGCATGTGATGCAGTGGTGGTGATAGGGGGAAAGGAGAGTGCAAACACCAGGGCGCTCTACCAATTGGTACGAGAAAAGGGAAAGATGGCCTGGCATATAGAGAATGAAACAGAAATTACCGACGATATGCGCAGCTATGATATACTGGGTATAACAGCAGGGGCTTCAACCCCCTCTCTGGTGATTCAACGCGTAATCGATAGGTTGCAACAGGAGTGATACATGGAAACAGGTTATCGGGGAATACCAATTCCCACCATCAAGAGGCTTCCCTCCTACCTTAGGCTTTTGCAGGGGTACCGGGAGCAAGGAATGGAGATGGTCAGCGCTACTACCTTGGCCGAAGAGCTTGGATTGAAACCAATTCAAGTACGTAAGGACATTTCCTGTACCGGAATCGAGGGCAAGCCCAAGGTAGGCTTTGCTGTTGTCAAACTCATTGAGGCAATCATCCACACCTTGGGGTGGGACAATGCTACCGATGCAATCGTTGTGGGTGCCGGCCATCTGGGCTCCGCTCTTGCACGCTATGAGGGGTTTGAGAGTTATGGGCTTAAGATCGTTGCAGCATTCGATGTTGACCCCAGTAAGTGGGATACTTGGCTTGGGGATGTCCCAGTCTTTCCTTTGAGCAAGGTCAAGGAGTACATCGATCGGCACCATGTA
The sequence above is drawn from the uncultured Sphaerochaeta sp. genome and encodes:
- a CDS encoding DUF1653 domain-containing protein; its protein translation is MVIPQEIQKGWYRHFKGGLYQVVDTVIESESLSTMVLYRPKDSDYLWVRPYQMFISEVTREGKTHKRFTYIGESLRE
- the yajC gene encoding preprotein translocase subunit YajC, whose translation is MLSLISAMAAPETAGAAGSTGSMMTTFVTFGLIIVIFYFLIIRPQKKRDKETKEMLSSIKKGDKVVSIGGIHGTVVAVKETTVVVKVDDNTRMEFSRNAISSIVNRKGDGATASSKKKSKKEEQVSAPEKSVEAPVEEVPAEAEAEKKDK
- a CDS encoding DUF92 domain-containing protein, with the translated sequence MSEYANLVPPSGSLASHFNAFFFALPPAFWLLVGIMAVVATASYFAKQLTPGGAVAAFLVGFGTTWILGFGALATLLLFFLSAGVLGKIAKRALAFDVMKIHKKGGRRDASQVYANGLMALVSALLYALNPSIPFLVMFGASVGEAASDTFASEVGILSKTKPVSIITARPMTPGLSGAVSPLGLASGLLGAILVALCVWGCFLPITGKSALYVSVIALSSFFGCLLDSVLGATVQAHYYDEVGDRITEHAVVDGRILPLERGIRWVDNDVVNLLSNVASALFGMSLTLIIG
- a CDS encoding redox-sensing transcriptional repressor Rex — encoded protein: METGYRGIPIPTIKRLPSYLRLLQGYREQGMEMVSATTLAEELGLKPIQVRKDISCTGIEGKPKVGFAVVKLIEAIIHTLGWDNATDAIVVGAGHLGSALARYEGFESYGLKIVAAFDVDPSKWDTWLGDVPVFPLSKVKEYIDRHHVNIGVLAVPADQAQETAELLMECGLLAIWNFAPKDLKLPEHVVVQRTDLATSFAVLSAKVRQKMNKKDLSSEVDDW
- a CDS encoding DUF2207 domain-containing protein — encoded protein: MAKKTLLILFVLVLSLTVLYAEDYQFESYALEVDVRLDNSYAMQEHIVVDFSSPRHGIFREIPVLFGRQRVKLTDLEANVPIIKDSVSSGYATFRLGSEDRTVSGIQEYQIRYDYAIGDDRNEEYDEFYYNIVGVGWQAPIEHVSFMVNLPKPIDPSMVFLTGGVYGSTAQRGKFVISADGKTITGEAQDLYPGEALTLRVQMEEGYYSDVRPFIDFTIPASIIALLVALAASVHATLLFRRYGKEELFIPVVRFDPPDDLSPMQVGYLADGVVDNKDLTSMIFYWADQGCLTISELGKKEFTFTKIKEPATIKAHEKHLFSALFACGDGTEVTLKQLEKSSFSKDLEKAKAEVRAYFKGERELKDGKAERKRIAAMLYGALSVVLMAIASTISYIGTETVVFLVVGFFSLGTFALVASRLDAIWETSSAFKKGFKFFILGVSALFLFTFAFLFMNPVFGHGTFYSLVMAFFLVAFPGYLGFLAIVTGKRSAYAQKKLEEIVGYREFISKVEMDKLKMMIDSDPSLFYHVLSYAVVLGLEDVWAKKFAKIALAEPQWYVGNRPIRNALFYSALSHRMHTSVMEKAVYAQAKSGSRSPVRSSFGSGGFSGGGFGGGGGGAW
- the secF gene encoding protein translocase subunit SecF; this encodes MLKKDIPVIKLRWYAWALAVVLLLAGGISFAVLGGFNLGVDFESGLSQRIQIAPIGLEVTYAGNKDAVLAVSGSGLNLEVRGDEGVSSTSFSASEYPTAQDLATALGAVQNINVAVVDGSLETAQLLSGYGFPATLSAEPTKLNFQSSGNANIEDVRSALDSLGNVRVQTVGVDGSQTFQVRLGIKEGATQDSMETEVKNALNAAFGAGNVVVLQSDYIGPKFSATLLSSSILAIVVAMALILLYIWVRFRFAYAVSSLIALVHDILMMLTVITLFRFEFSGITVAALLTIIGYSLNNTIVIFDRIRENVALAPDASLSVNIDHSVTQSLSRTVMSAVTTLIAIIPLAIFASGDIQLFAVKMGFGILFGTYSSNLLAPAMLYWISNAQAKKKEKKAE
- the groL gene encoding chaperonin GroEL (60 kDa chaperone family; promotes refolding of misfolded polypeptides especially under stressful conditions; forms two stacked rings of heptamers to form a barrel-shaped 14mer; ends can be capped by GroES; misfolded proteins enter the barrel where they are refolded when GroES binds); the encoded protein is MAKQLQFNEEARKSLVAGVEKISRAVMATLGPKGRLVVLDKKFGAPTVTKDGVSVAREIELENPFENMGAQLLKEVATKTNDVAGDGTTTATVLAWSIIKEGMKSVAAGVNPMGIRRGIDKAVADAVAEIKKQAKMIKDKEEIAQVASISANNDRTIGDEIANAMEKVGLDGVITVEESKTIETTTDFVEGMQFDRGYLSAYFCNNRDTMTALLDDPFILIYDKKISNMKELLPLLEKVAQASKPLLIIAEDVDGEALATLVVNSVRGILNVVAVKAPGFGDRRKAMLEDIAILTGGEVISEELGLKLENADLSQLGRAKSIKVEKENTTIINGNGKQSDIKDRIAQIKAQIGDTTSDYDREKLQERLAKLAGGVAVLNVGAATEVELKEKKHRVEDALSATRAAIEEGVIPGGGVALIQAVQVMDKMDISKFTEDEQVGYKIVRRALEEPIRQIAQNAGLDGSLIADKCKHEKPGIGYDAESGKWVNMSESGIIDPVKVTRSALQNAASIASLILTTECVVTDIPEPASPASPGPEGMGGMM
- the secD gene encoding protein translocase subunit SecD, with amino-acid sequence MKKRSRLVVVLVVVLLCGFFLYPTIAWYGFVPQDTKELATGSNVQIKEYSRGQASRDLRSLKELVADDPQATLPSEFSYLKDYAKENYKAMKRSVPRNWTLEALFAGFYNEQDMFDSAESYYRTSLLELKTLGNKALQLGLDLEGGMSILLEADVASYEDKIGKTASSSEISEAIRQDIEILEKRIDQFGVSEPVIRLQGDDQILIEIPGAADPERVNSFLRGKGSLVFKIVDTTLTAELNAFYTENPSEVYTDTGALKQPDFLPAGKIAAGYYISDEYGIDELESYVVVEDEIGLDGIHLESATTATDGITGRPVVNFQLDSLGGDIFYKLTSTHVGDTMAVVMDGKVKAMATINEGIRSNVQISGFDAEEAADLAIVLRTAALPIELVVSSQQAVGATLGEDAVSAGLKAIAVGLALVIILMFAYYHVSGLVANLALLLNLFFMISVLSAFNFTLTLTSVAGLILTLGMAVDTNVIIFERIKEERRLGKSDVAAIKAGFDKAFWTVMDANITTIIAALVLSQLGSSAVKGFANTLAIGIVSSVFTALFVSHLIFDATVAQREGKKLHISWRKN
- the ispH gene encoding 4-hydroxy-3-methylbut-2-enyl diphosphate reductase; this translates as MKLILSRTMGYCKGVSRALDLATSALQEAKDAHKPVYSLGKLIHNDDTCAFFADQGMQVITGAEGHEPGLVVLRAHGVPERVRSSFVEAGFDLVDATCPVVKHNLSRISAYAPTHTILIVGHPGHPETLAMRGVQCEGKVCDTILISGPEDVGTPEPGKSYVVFVQTTFDQGLWNTIQKALREWEQYGCTMLFANEVCPSSINRRQATLELTDACDAVVVIGGKESANTRALYQLVREKGKMAWHIENETEITDDMRSYDILGITAGASTPSLVIQRVIDRLQQE
- a CDS encoding RNA-binding protein, which encodes MAKKIYVGNMSYRTTEEELRDLFAQYGTVLSANIIIDRETRRPKGFAFVEMEEDASADAAISELDGKDFGGRNLRVNEAIAKPRPAHGSYRQ